ACGCGCCAATTGCACTCGTCACATTTGAAAGTATACGATAAGCTGTGGAGTTGCTTACCATACTTGCGGCCAATGGCAACATTTGTCTTTGATAGCTTGTCCGACTACGGCATTGACAAAGACGGTGGGGCGTTGCATGATGTTATCggtaaaaattagttttaaaatccacatttaGTGGAACCACCTCGGAATCGTATCAAGTTTATGAATACATTCCAGGTACTAGGTGCGACGATTATACATACAAATTGATTACGGGTAACGAACGGTTCGGAAGTTGTCACAGCTACTTAACAGAAGCAATCAAAGAGCATAATCTTAAAGAGTCTGACGTGCATGATGTTTGGAACATTTTTATGTGCACAGGATTAACACGAGTAAGGAAAAAGTGATTCTGTGGAATCTGAAAATCGGCATTTCAAATCTTGAACCCTTTAAGGACACAAATCAGTATTTTTGCAAACCAAGTCCAGCTGAAAAAGGCGattcaattgaattcattgccgaaatgaatttgttaGTAGCTCTCAGTGCATGTCCCCAAGGTAAGTTTTTATCGCccatatgaatttttagaCTCATAACAAgacacttcaagcaaaagtccTCCTAAAGATAGCTAGAGTATACTATCttgtatggaaatttgttacaaatttttttacagtgtcaaaAATTACTCGATCCACTTTCCAGTttaagtactctattttaaaGTACCACTCGTGCTTGAAGAGAGTTGGTCATAAGTTATTAGGTTTCATGAGGAAAATCGTCTTTAAAGTGAACCACGTCTGAAAACAGGcttttttgaactaaaatATGTATTGAATCaatgcaattttcttttttatacagGCGATGTCTCACTCCCGGTCGGAAAATTCGTTCCCGATTCAATGTGTCATCCATTTTTAGTAGAGATTTATCGAGCATAACGTTTACTCTCATGTTGCCGAAGCTCCACGCCATCCAATGCTTTGGACAACTCCAAGACATATTAATGTTTTAAGGACCATATATAacgaaacataaataaaaatattaaagcATTTCTGAAATTAATCAATTCAGCACAGTGCTGgcaatttatcaaattaaaaagctgaaaaattggttaagaCATTCGAACAGTGTAGACCTAACGCTTCAATCGTTACACTAATTCACACCGTAATTCACAGAGTTTGAATTTTCGGATGAaccaaaatgaattaaaaaaataaagttagcatgtaaaaagtgCCTTCAAAGAAACTAAAGCTTATGATACATCAATCGAAAGGTCTTGGCCTTGCCTAGAACTACTTTTAGTAGAGTATGAAAAAACGAGTGGAGTAGTATAGTGCAGTAGTGGagttattgatgaaaatgtgaattttgtttttcgtttatttctcTCTCTAGTGTGTTGAagtaaaaatctgaaaaatattcaaaaaatgtttgtttcgcTCGAACattatgcaattttttttaatttttgaaccTCCATTGGGGATGAAaaaattccaagaaaaattCGTCGTGGTCCAGaattcaaggctgtatactttggggtatacaaagtatacagcctttcCAGAACTAACACCTTAAAAAGGGTTTGAAAATTCGAACTCGAATTTGAACAgacattttttacatttttttacatattagAGCAATCGAAAATAGTAACAAAAATCACTCCTCCCCAATGTCGGTAAGAGAATACAACCCTGCCTTTGATTAGGTTGTgagtttcattttgaatttgctgCAGACAAGACCGACGTTGTGAATAAAAAAGATGCCGAGATCATAACATGGAAATTGTCAACGGACTTCAAGCATGAATGGTACTCTAATAATAGagtcacgacagagtaaagttaaccaggcagaagcgctgatttgactagggacctgaataatctagtactAGTAGccatacattttttgcgaataaaatttttcaacttatgtcagtcttcattttcatacagtgtattaggtccttcatttgacgtttcgaaaatgaaccgctactgcctggtttattttactctgccgtacTTCAACTCGGCAGTGTGTCATCcaaattttgtcattgaaaaaaaaaggaattttttcatacaaaaatagtGCTCTATTTGTGTGTAACCCATGCTTGCAGTGcgttgaaattgtttttaaattttgatatgCCTGTTTTATAATAAACGTCCGATCTGTTGAGCATTTCATAAATATCAGCGGCAACTCAACCTCCAAActgatgaattttttaattgtgaCAGACCCAACGAGGTTTTGTATTCAAAATATACCTGTTTAAGTGTCTACGACGATCTAAATGTAATTCGTTGATGATTTTGTAAATGTTGAATTATTAACGTAATGGATAACCTTGAAGCAACAAGTGAAGCTGCGAAAGCCATTCGTCCAATTCATTCTTCGACAGTACATA
This region of Bradysia coprophila strain Holo2 chromosome IV, BU_Bcop_v1, whole genome shotgun sequence genomic DNA includes:
- the LOC119066937 gene encoding uncharacterized protein C11D3.03c, coding for MDRKFKRFPPTICYDRPVAAVTDKVKCDKDRDRAINGTLINSLIVPKKSARTWTLQKGDLCKITLIEGSQVGDLNFWNMENTREHFYSGKTRQLHSSHLKVYDKLWSCLPYLRPMATFVFDSLSDYGIDKDGGALHDVIGTRCDDYTYKLITGNERFGSCHSYLTEAIKEHNLKESDVHDVWNIFMCTGLTRDTNQYFCKPSPAEKGDSIEFIAEMNLLVALSACPQGDVSLPVGKFVPDSMCHPFLVEIYRA